Within Acyrthosiphon pisum isolate AL4f unplaced genomic scaffold, pea_aphid_22Mar2018_4r6ur Scaffold_86;HRSCAF=445, whole genome shotgun sequence, the genomic segment taataagtaattaaacaGATAGTACAtaataggcatttttttttttgtttcttcaaTACTAATAAAGttgtcatcatattattttctcgatcaaataatttaaaacaaNNNNNNNNNNNNNNNNNNNNNNNNNNNNNNNNNNNNNNNNNNNNNNNNNNttatttatacctattgttaataatattgaaaaaatatgaattttctagataaaaaagccctttatttatagttttacaaaaatattatacagcgtAGTATATAAATTTGTAGATCACGAGAACcatagtttctttattttttgacTGCAGTCGGAGATTTCGGCTAGGATTTCCACAGTGACCAAAATCCTCTAGTCTTAGGTTTCTCGGCAGACCCACAATCACCAAACGGGGGTTTCGGTGGTGAATTGCAGCCACCAGACGGAGGTATTGGTGGTGATCCACAGCCACCAGTTGGAGGTTTTGGTTGCGAAGTACAGCCACCAGTTGAAGGTTTCGGTGGTGATCCGCAGCCGCCAGTCGGAGGTTTTGGTGGCGATCCACAGCCACCAGATGGAGGTTTCGGTGTCGCTCCACAGACACCAGCAGTTTGAGGTTTCGGTGCCGATCCGCAGCCACTAGTCGGAGGTTTTGGTGGAGAACTACACCCACCAGTCGAAGGTTTCGGTGGCGATCCACAGCCACCACTTGGAAGTTTCGGTGGTGATCCGCAGCCACCAGCCGGAGGTTTCGGTGTCGCTCCACAGCCACCAGTTTGAAGTTTAAGTGGCGATCCACAGCCGCCCGATGGTGATTTTGCTGGCAATCCACAGCCACCGGTTGGAGGTTTTGGTGTTGATCCGCAGCCACCAGTTGGAGGTTTCGGTGTTAATCCGCAGCCTCCAGACGAAGATTTCGGTGGTGAACTACAGCCACCAGCCGAAGGTTTCGGTGACGATCCACAGCCGCCCGATGGTGATTTTGCTGGCAATCCACAGCCACCAGTTGGAGGTTTTGGTGTTGATCCGCAGCTTCCTGATGTGAGTTTTGGTGGCGCTCCACATCCTCCAGTTGAAGGTTTTGGTGGCGATCCACAGCCTCCAGATGTAAGTTTTGGTGGCGCTCCACATCCTCCAGTTGAAGGTTTTTGTGTTGATCCGCAGCCACCAGTTGGAGGTTTCGGTGTTGATCCGCCGCCTCCAGACGAAGATTTCGGTGGTGAACTACAGCCACCAGCCGGAGGTTTCGGTGGCGATCCACAGCCACCAGTTGGAGGTTTCGGTGTGGATCCGCAGCCGCCCGATGGTGGTTTTGGTTGTGAACCACAGCCACCAGTTGGAGGTTTCGGTGGTGAACTACAGCCACCAGACGGAGGTTTCGGTGTCGCTCCACAACCACCAGTTGGAGGTTTTGGTGTGGATCCACAGCCGCCCGATGGTGATTTTGCTGGCAATCCACATCCACCCGATAGTGGTTTTGATGGCGATCCACAGCCACCTGTTGGAAGTTTCGGTGGTGATCCGCAGCCACCAGACGGAGGTTTCGGGGTCGCTCCACAGCCACCAGTTGGAGGTTTCGGTGTGGATCCGCAGCCGCCCGATGGTGGTTTTGGTTGTGAACCACAGCCACCAGTTGGAGGTTTCGGTGTGGATCCGCAGCCGCCCGATGGTGATTTTGCTGGCAATCCACAGCCACCAGTTGGAGGTTTCGGTGTCGCTCCACAACCACCAGTTGGAGGTTTCGGTGTCGCTCCACAACCACCAGTTGGAGGTTTCGGTGTGGATCCGCAGCCGCCTGATGGTGGTTTTGGTTGTGAACCACAGCCACCAGTTGGAGGTTTCGGTGGTGAGCTACAGCCACCAGACGGAGGTTTCGGTGTGAACCACAGCCACCAGTTGGAGGTTTCGGTGTGGATCCGCAGCCGCCCGATGGTGGTTTTGGTTGTCGCTCCACAACCACCATTTGGAGGTTTCGGTGGTGAACTACAGCCACCAGACGGAGGTTTCGGTGTCGCTCCACAGCCACCAGTTGGAGGTTTCGGTGTCGCTCCACAACCACCAGTTGGTGGTTTTGGTTGTCGCTCCACAACCACCAGTTGGAGGTTTCGGTGGCGATCCACAGCCGCCCGATGGTGGTTTTTGATGCGAACCACAGCCGCCAGTTGGAGGTTTTGGTGGTGATCCGCAGCCTCCAGATGTAAGTTTTAATGGCGCTCCACATCCACCAGTTGAAGGTTTTTGTAGCAATCCACAGCCATCAGTTGGAGCTTTTTGTGGCGATCCACAGCTTCCTGATGTGAGTTTTGNNNNNNNNNNNNNNNNNNNNNNNNNNNNNNNNNNNNNNNNNNNNNNNNNNNNNNNNNNNNNNNNNNNNNNNNNNNNNNNNNNNNNNNNNNNNNNNNNNNNNNNNNNNNNNNNNNNNNNNNNNNNNNNNNNNNNNNNNNNNNNNNNNNNNNNNNNNNNNNNNNNNNNNNNNNNNNNNNNNNNNNNNNNNNNNNNNNNNNNNNNNNNNNNNNNNNNNNNNNNNNNNNNNNNNNNNNNNNNNNNNNNNNNNNNNNNNNNNNNNNNNNNNNNNNNNNNNNNNNNNNNNNNNNNNNNNNNNNNNNNNNNNNNNNNNNNNNNNNNNNNNNNNNNNNNNNNNNNNNNNNNNNNNNNNNNNNNNNNNNNNNNNNNNNNNNNNNNNNNNNNNNNNNNNNNNNNNNNNNNNNNNNNNNNNNNNNNNNNNNNNNNNNNNNNNNNNNNNNNNNNNNNNNNNNNNNNNNNNNNNNNNNNNNNNNNNNNNNNNNNNNNNNNNNNNNNNNNNNNNNNNNNNNNNNNNNNNNNNNNNNNNNNNNNNNNNNNNNNNNNNNNNNNNNNNNNNNNNNNNNNNNNNNNNNNNNNNNNNNNNNNNNNNNNNNNNNNNNNNNNNNNNNNNNNNNNNNNNNNNNNNNNNNNNNNNNNNNNNNNNNNNNNNNNNNNNNNNNNNNNNNNNNNNNNNNNNNNNNNNNNNNNNNNNNNNNNNNNNNNNNNNNNNNNNNNNNNNNNNNNNNNNNNNNNNNNNNNNNNNNNNNNNNNNNNNNNNNNNNNNNNNNNNNNNNNNNNNNNNNNNNNNNNNNNNNNNNNNNNNNNNNNNNNNNNNNNNNNNNNNNNNNNNNNNNNNNNNNNNNNNNNNNNNNNNNNNNNNNNNNNNNNNNNNNNNNNNNNNNNNNNNNNNNNNNNNNNNNNNNNNNNNNNNNNNNNNNNNNNNNNNNNNNNNNNNNNNNNNNNNNNNNNNNNNNNNNNNNNNNNNNNNNNNNNNNNNNNNNNNNNNNNNNNNNNNNNNNNNNNNNNNNNNNNNNNNNNNNNNNNNNNNNNNNNNNNNNNNNNNNNNNNNNNNNNNNNNNNNNNNNNNNNNNNNNNNNNNNNNNNNNNNNNNNNNNNNNNNNNNNNNNNNNNNNNNNNNNNNNNNNNNNNNNNNNNNNNNNNNNNNNNNNNNNNNNNNNNNNNNNNNNNNNNNNNNNNNNNNNNNNNNNNNNNNNNNNNNNNNNNNNNNNNNNNNNNNNNNNNNNNNNNNNNNNNNNNNNNNNNNNNNNNNNNNNNNNNNNNNNNNNNNNNNNNNNNNNNNNNNNNNNNNNNNNNNNNNNNNNNNNNNNNNNNNNNNNNNNNNNNNNNNNNNNNNNNNNNNNNNNNNNNNNNNNNNNNNNNNNNNNNNNNNNNNNNNNNNNNNNNNN encodes:
- the LOC103310790 gene encoding formin-2-like, coding for MFNDQNPLVLGFSADPQSPNGGFGGELQPPDGGIGGDPQPPVGGFGCEVQPPVEGFGGDPQPPVGGFGGDPQPPDGGFGVAPQTPAPPDGDFAGNPQPPVGGFGVDPQPPVGGFGVNPQPPDEDFGGELQPPAEGFGDDPQPPDGDFAGNPQPPVGGFGVDPQLPDVSFGGAPHPPVEGFGGDPQPPDVSFGGAPHPPVEGFCVDPQPPVGGFGVDPPPPDEDFGGELQPPAGGFGGDPQPPVGGFGVDPQPPDGGFGCEPQPPVGGFGGELQPPDGGFGVAPQPPVGGFGVDPQPPDGDFAGNPHPPDSGFDGDPQPPVGSFGGDPQPPDGGFGVAPQPPVGGFGVDPQPPDGGFGCEPQPPVGGFGVDPQPPDGDFAGNPQPPVGGFGVAPQPPVGGFGVAPQPPVGGFGVDPQPPDGGFGCEPQPPVGGFGGELQPPDGGFGVNHSHQLEVSVWIRSRPMVVLVVAPQPPFGGFGGELQPPDGGFGVAPQPPVGGFGVAPQPPPPVGGFGGDPQPPDVSFNGAPHPPVEGFCSNPQPSVGAFCGDPQLPD